From Halapricum desulfuricans, a single genomic window includes:
- a CDS encoding potassium channel family protein: MDEDRVAYEPVSVKDVLAEMKDTAELLIDLSYSAVLLGSDDIAEEVLDLESQMEVLHLQARMSLLMAARSPEDAESLAPVLGVVGAAEKISDAAGDIAKVVLEDIGLPEAMRAALPEAVESVERATVALGSAYAERTLGEITLETETGVRVIAIRRDGEWLLNPGPETTVRAEDVALLRGPRDGLTEVYETLTGEEYVPPDPPERDSSDLERAVDSIVLMKNMSELAVDLAYGSVLFDSKPVAEEVLELEAEVDALQSRFEAWVLRAASRVDDPVDLRGLVQLARSTEVISDAALEISEGVLRGIGTHPVVAAAVEESDEVIVRATVDPDSGLAGRTLGEVAVKTETGMRVIAVRHPDRESRRTGLEGGDWVISPGATTEIEPGDILLAKGTRTGADRLAELVG; the protein is encoded by the coding sequence ATGGACGAGGACAGGGTGGCCTACGAACCGGTCAGCGTCAAGGACGTGCTGGCCGAGATGAAAGACACCGCCGAGTTGCTGATCGACCTCTCGTATTCGGCGGTGCTTTTGGGCAGCGACGACATCGCCGAGGAGGTGCTCGATCTGGAATCCCAGATGGAAGTGCTGCACCTACAGGCGCGGATGAGTCTGCTGATGGCCGCGCGCAGCCCCGAGGACGCCGAGTCGCTCGCGCCCGTGCTCGGCGTGGTCGGGGCCGCCGAGAAGATCAGCGACGCCGCCGGCGACATCGCGAAGGTCGTCCTGGAGGACATCGGCCTCCCGGAGGCGATGCGGGCCGCCCTGCCCGAGGCCGTCGAGTCTGTCGAGCGCGCGACGGTCGCCCTCGGGTCGGCCTACGCCGAGCGGACGCTGGGCGAGATCACCTTAGAGACCGAGACCGGCGTCCGCGTGATCGCGATCCGCCGGGACGGCGAGTGGCTGCTCAACCCCGGCCCCGAGACGACCGTCCGGGCCGAGGACGTCGCGCTGCTTCGCGGTCCGCGCGACGGACTCACGGAGGTCTACGAGACGCTGACCGGCGAGGAATACGTCCCGCCGGACCCTCCCGAACGCGACTCCTCGGACCTGGAGCGGGCGGTCGATTCGATCGTCCTGATGAAGAATATGAGCGAACTCGCGGTCGATCTGGCCTACGGGTCGGTCCTGTTCGACAGCAAACCCGTCGCCGAGGAAGTCCTCGAACTGGAAGCCGAGGTCGACGCCCTGCAATCGCGCTTCGAGGCCTGGGTGCTCCGGGCGGCCAGCCGCGTCGACGATCCGGTCGATCTGCGGGGACTCGTGCAACTTGCCCGTTCGACGGAGGTCATCTCCGACGCCGCCCTGGAGATCAGCGAGGGCGTCCTCCGCGGGATCGGCACCCACCCCGTCGTCGCGGCGGCCGTCGAGGAGAGCGACGAGGTGATCGTCCGCGCGACTGTCGACCCCGACAGCGGCCTGGCGGGGCGGACCCTCGGCGAGGTGGCGGTCAAAACCGAGACGGGAATGCGCGTCATCGCGGTTCGACACCCCGACCGCGAGAGCCGCCGCACCGGCCTTGAGGGCGGCGACTGGGTCATCTCTCCGGGGGCGACGACCGAAATCGAACCCGGTGACATCCTCCTCGCGAAGGGGACTCGCACCGGGGCCGATCGACTGGCCGAACTCGTCGGCTGA
- the sufU gene encoding Fe-S cluster assembly sulfur transfer protein SufU, whose amino-acid sequence MGIGGSDMYRQQILDHYKNPRNYGEIEDATFTHVGENQSCGDTIKMDVVLDDDEETIEAVAFRGDGCAISQASASMLSERLPGTSIEELREMDRDDIIDMLGVEISPMRVKCAVLAEKVAQDGAEIYLGEKDLETTQTEGDDPDVPE is encoded by the coding sequence ATGGGAATCGGCGGCTCGGATATGTACCGACAGCAGATCCTCGATCACTACAAGAATCCCCGCAATTACGGGGAGATCGAGGACGCGACGTTCACCCACGTCGGGGAGAACCAGTCCTGTGGCGACACGATCAAGATGGACGTGGTGCTCGACGACGACGAGGAGACCATCGAGGCGGTGGCCTTCCGCGGCGACGGCTGCGCGATCAGCCAGGCCTCGGCCTCGATGCTCAGCGAACGACTGCCGGGCACCTCCATCGAGGAACTGCGGGAGATGGACCGGGACGACATCATCGACATGCTCGGGGTCGAGATCTCGCCGATGCGTGTGAAATGCGCCGTGCTGGCCGAGAAAGTCGCTCAGGACGGTGCGGAGATCTACCTCGGCGAGAAAGATCTTGAGACGACCCAAACCGAGGGCGACGATCCGGACGTCCCCGAGTAA